One segment of Coregonus clupeaformis isolate EN_2021a unplaced genomic scaffold, ASM2061545v1 scaf1165, whole genome shotgun sequence DNA contains the following:
- the LOC123486350 gene encoding uncharacterized protein LOC123486350, whose product MAAAQSSEIHLVTANVGETVTLHCFYKGNLALYFMWYKQTLGDNPQILSVFYKYNKNATFYHEFKSNPRFSVQSGEGMNHLKISDVQLSDSATYYCGNSYANQVMFEEGAILIVKGSGSRNMSVLQQPVSESVQPGDSVTLNCTIHTETCAGEHSVYWFRHGSGESRPGIIYTHGDRHDQCEKSSDAGSLMARRWSLEKEPI is encoded by the exons ATGG CTGCTGCACAATCCTCTGAAATTCATCTTGTTACAGCCAATGTTGGAGAGACAGTGACTTTGCACTGCTTCTATAAAGGCAACCTGGCACTGTACTTTATGTGGTACAAGCAAACATTGGGTGACAATCCCCAAATCTTATCAGTATTTTACAAGTATAACAAGAATGCAACATTTTACCATGAGTTTAAGAGTAACCCTCGCTTCTCAGTGCAAAGCGGTGAAGGAATGAATCACCTAAAGATCTCAGACGTTCAGCTCTCTGATTCAGCCACATATTACTGTGGGAACTCTTATGCCAACCAGGTGATGTTTGAAGAAGGAGCCATTCTGATTGTGAAAG GATCAGGGTCCAGAAACATGTCTGTGCTCCAGCAGCCTGTGTCTGAGTCAGTCCAGCCAGGAGACTCTGTGACTCTCAACTGTAcaatacacactgagacctgtgCAGGAGAACACAGTGTCTATTGGTTCAGACATGGCTCAGGAGAATCCCGTCCAGGAATCATTTACACCCATGGAGACAGGCATGATCAGTGTGAGAAGAGCTCTGATGCTGGGTCTCTTATGGCAAGAAGGTGGAGTTTGGAGAAGGAGCCAAtataa